From Mucilaginibacter gotjawali:
TACTTTAACATAAAAAACGATTGCCTTATCCGGCTGGCTATCATCTTCATACATTTTGCCGACGCCAAAATAAAAGTTGATCCTTGTTTTTTCCGGCAGTTTGTCTGCATAAGGAATAATGGCCTCGCCCAGCTCCAAAACCTTGTCCTGTTCGCCCTGGAACCGCGCCAAATTAAAATCAAGGTATTTGCTGTAAACAGAGTCAACAGAAAGTACCTGCGCATGTGCAAGCAGTCCGGTAAAGCAAAGAAATATGAATATAAAAAACCTTTTTAGCATTTTATTGGTTGATTGGGTTGATTAAGTGAATGGTTAATTAAGTTGATTGTGAAAGTTAAAATCTCTTTTTATACTTTTTTATTGGATCACCTCAATCCAACTTAATCAACTTATTTAAAGCATCTTTCCATTTTTTATAGGTGCCGGCCATACAATGCCCGCAAGGCCGGTAGCCCATTTCAATTGCTTCTGTTTCCAAACAAAAGAAAACCCGGTTCGCAGGCTTCATCCTTTTACCGGCTGAGCAATTCAATGTACCATATATTTTCAGCTTTACGTTGCCGGCAAAGGTTATTTCCTTTTTATCGAGCAGTATTTTTAAATTCCTGCTGCGTTTAAACGCTGTATCGCCTAATGAAGTATGCCTGATCATGCCGCGTCATGAAAAATAATACCCAGTGTATGCCGGATACCTGCCGTAAGTTCACTTACGCCATGTTTCATGTTTACACGGTGGTAGCCTTTGCTCCCATTTACAGGCCTGAAATTGGTGGTAAACAGCAGCATATCACCTTTTTTTGGCTTTAGCACAATCGCTTTTGATTGTGCCCGGGGCCTTTGCTCCACCAGCACAAATTCGCCACCTTCGTAGTCTTCACCCGGTTCATTTAAAAACAAAACCAGTTGTATCGGAAAATACACATCGCCATAAAGGTCCTGGTGCAAGGTGTTATACCCCCCTTGCTGTATCGCAATATTAGCGGCGTAGGCCTATTGACCGCTGACATGGCAAAGCTCCAGCAATTCCGACAAACTCCCGGGAAATTGTTTATCGATGTTTAAAACACGCATCCAGTTATTGGCAATAGGCGCCAGTTTTGGGTAAACGCATTCCCTTAATTGTTGTACCAATGCCGGCAGGGGGTATTGAAAATATTTGTATTCGCCCAAACCATAACCATGATGCTCCATTATGATCGTTTTTCGGTATAAATTCCCGCTGCAATACTGATTAATAAGTTCATCGCAATCAGCGCCCGATAAAACATTGGACGCAGCGGCATACCCTTTTTTGTGCATATCTTCCGTTATGCGGGCCCAATCCAGCAAGGCAATTCTTTCTCTTATATCCATCTTTACTATTCAGAAAACAAATAATCAACCTAATATAACGTAGTCAACCTAATCAACCAATTTTAACCAACCAAACTCAACTGTGCCGCTTCCCAGCCAATGATGGCTGTTTTACGGGTAGCGCCCCAATGGTATTGGCCAAATTCTCCGGTTGATTTGATGACCCTGTGGCAGGGGATCAAAAATGCTACCGGGTTATCACCCACCGCGCTGCCGACGGCCCTGCTCGCAGTTGGCTGGTGAATGGCTTTTGCTACCGATGAATAAGTCGATAAACCGCCAACCGGGATATTCAGCAAGGCTTCCCAAACCTTCAACTGAAAATTGGTGCCCTTTAAATGCAATTTAATATTGGATAAATGCGACCAGTCGTTTTTGAAAATAAACAGGGCATCCTGCTGAAGGACGTCAACCATTTGGCTGTAGCTGGCATTAGGAAACTGTGCATGCAATTGGCTAAATGCATCGTCCCTGTCATCAGCAAATGCCATATAGCAAATGCCTTTGAGCGTTGATGCCACGATGATATTGCCAAACGGACTTTCGGCAAAGCTGTAATTAATATGGAGCGATTTACCGCCATTTTTATACTCTGCCGGTGTCATCCCTTCAATATTAATAAACAGGTCGTGTAAGCGGCCTGTACCGGAAAGGCCGGTTTCAAAGGCAGTATCAAATAAGGTGGCCTGGTCGTTTTTTAAGATTCCTTTGGCATAATCCAGGCTTAAATATTGAAGGAACTTTTTGGGGCTGATACCGGCCCAGTCGGTAAATAAACGCTGAAAATGGAAGGGGCTTAGGTTTACCTTTTCGGCCACCAAATCCAGGTTGGGTTGTTCCTTAAAATTTTGTTTTATATAATTTATTGCCTCAGCAATGCGCTCGTAATTGATACTTTCCTGTGTGCTCATGATTTGATTATTTAACAACACAAATGTACCCGTGCGCCGCGGGGGATAAAACCCGGTTCTTGCTTTGTTTGACTATGATTTTTCGTTAGTAATTTATTTTTAACGGAACTCAAGATGGCTTCGCCGTTCGTAAGATTTTTAGGATTATAAGATTATAATTGGCTGTCACGCTAACTTAATCAACCAATCAACTAAACTCATCCGAAATAGCCATACTTCGCTCTACCCCTGCTTCCACTGCCTGCAATAAATCCCTGTTTTTTCTAAGATTGATTAATATCGCTTCCGTAATTCCGCCGGGCGTTGCCATTTTATGCACATAATCTTCGGCGTCCTTGTCTGATGCAAATTCAGGAATTACGCCTTTCGCCCATACATAAAGCTGCCGGATGACGGCATAACCCGGCTTCAAATCTTCGAACTCACTTTCAACATCAATTCCAATCTTTTTAGCCAGGACAAGCGCCGCGGGCAAACAAACCCCAACGGTAAAATAATGCAATTCCTGCTCATTGTTCAAAATCATCGGGGTAAATCCGCTTGTTGTAATGATCCGGTTCACTGTTTCATTAAACGGGCAAATGGCAGCCATTGCCTTATTTTGGCGGATGGTATCGGGTCCGCTCGTCATGATCCTGCATACGTTTTTACCGAAAACCTTTTGCAGGCTGGCTAAGGGAATGCCCGCCATCCCCGATACAAACAAAGTATTCTCACCGATTAATGTTATCCTGAAATCAATAAAGCTTTGAGGACGAATGAATATAAACACAAGATCCGCAGCCATGCACAATTCTTCAACTGGCACCACCTGATCCGATAGACCAAAGCCTTCAATTGTTTTTTTGGTGTGAGGACTGCCCTTAAAGGAGATAAACAGGTTTTGAACAGGTAAAAAGGACCTGATGAAAACCTGCGCCATCGTCAACCCCAGTTGACCAGCGCCTATAATGCCGATCTTTAAATCAGGAAGTTGCTTTTTTCCTAAGGGCATAAATTATCAACCTAAATAAACATTAAAAAATGCCTGGTACTATCCGTAATAGCAGATATAAGCTACGTCACTTTCGCACAATACATCAAATTTGGTATCCGCCGGGATATGCAACACTTCATCAACCCCGGTTTTAACCCAATCTTTTCCGGGTAACCTGGTGCCGAAAACACCGGATATGATCTTAATTGTTTCCTTTGCGGTGGCACCGAACTGGTAAGTGCCTGCCTGCATTACGCCTACGGTAGCGTATCCTTTTTCTGTTTCTAAGCCCAGGCTTTGCACATTGCCTTCAAAATAGGTATTGTGTTTAATCATCGTTTTAATTTTATGTAAATATAGTTTCCCGGAAATAGATATGGATACCCGATTTTAAATTAGGCAGGTTTCCCCATCTTCACGATGCCCAAAACTTCGCCATCAGGCAATGGGGCGTCAATCCTTTCAATCGCCTCATACCCCATTACGGTATAAAGCGGTACGCCCGGCAAAGTTGCGCCCAATTCAAAACTGGTAAAGCCATTTTCTTTCGCGGCGGCCTCGCAAACATTGATGATCAGCGTCCCTATCCCCTGCCGGGCATAATCCGGGTGCACAAAAAATGCGCGGATGCGGGCGGCATCTTGCTTTGGGTCGAGTAAAGGATCTTCAATTTCTTTATGCTGATCGCCGCCGTAGAGTGTATTGCGCCTGCTCCATCCGCCACAGCCAACTATTTTTCCATCCAATTCAGCAATGTAGTAGGTACCGTCAGTAACCAACTGGGTATCTACGCCAAAAACATATTTGATGGCGCTTTCAATCTGGCCGGGGGTATAATACGCGGTACTTAATCCCCTAACCGATAGCACGATCATTGCATTCAGCGCAGGGATATCAGCAAACGTGGCGAGGCGGGTGGTAAGTGGCATTTATTGGGTAGTTTTTCAAAGAATATATTTAAAGCGATAATTAGCTGAAACTTTCTTACCCTCTTTGCCGATTTCGGCAGAGAGGGTCGACCAGCGTAGCGAAGTCGTGGTGAGTCAACTCGCCGCCATGCATTGGCGGTAATGTCCGCAGGGTTGACTCACCCGAACGTCGCTACGCCTGCCCGCGGCAGGCAGGCTCGTTCACCCTCTCTTTTGCAGGCAAAAAAGAGGGTTAGCTTCAATTTTTTTATGGCACCCCGTTTTTGCTCCGTCATTATAAAGATATTAAGGATTATACTTCTTCGTTTTTGTTAAATTCCCTGCTTTATCCCAGGTTTTCCATTCCCCTATTTTCTTTTCGCCAATATATTCACCCGAATCAAATAAACCGCCTTCGGCATGATAGCGCTCCCAAATTCCGGCTCTTTCGCCGTTATTAAAGGAGCCGGTTTGCATCAGGACGCCGGTTTCGCGATACCATTTCCAGGGGCCATCCATCTGGTCGTTAACAAAATTGCCGATGGCTCTAAGTCCTCCGCTTAAAAAATAATATTTCCACTCGCCGGTTTTGCTGCCATGTACATATCTGCCTTCCGCGCTTACTTTGCCATCTTTAAAATATTCCTTTACCGGGCCATGCAGTAATTGCCCGTTGGCATCGCGTTTATTACTGTTCATCATAGATTATTATTCGGTTAGATTTGACAACTCTTGACGAATTGTCAAATCTCTTTTTAAACATTAGAAAGTTGGTAATCTTTGCATGATGAAATAAAATTAATAAAACTCTTCCCTTATTTCTATCAAAATATCTTCTGCTTTTTTAAGATCGGGGTATTCGGGCAAATCGGACTTTTTGTATAATCCCTTTATCTTCTCCATCTTTTCTTCCACCATATTCATTAAATCGTCAAACTCAAATATGCCGCTGCGTATTTTCAGCAAGAACTCGCGGTCTTCTCTATGTACTATTACCTGGTTATATAAAGCTATCTCTTCCGCCATATTTAACAACCTGAATGTGTGCATCATGTTTTTGGCGTCATAGCTCTTGCCATGTGATAGCGTACTTTCATAACGCGCCTGGTTTCGCTTTTCTTCCCATTCCCTATATTCTTTGTACTCTTTACAATAGGTTGAATAGCCATCTTTATTAAAATTCATTGTCGCCAATGGTTCAATATTTTCAGGTACGGAACTCAACTGAACGTCGTCCGAATCTCGCCCGGAAACTATCCCTTTAAACCAGCTACCACCTGACAGTTGCTTTTGATGGTATAGTAAATAAACATTTCTGAAATGATCCAAATTAACCAAGCCACAATCTTCCTGAACAAGATTATTTTCTTTCAACCATGAAATTAACGGCACACTTCCATTTTTGTAAATTACATAACAAAAATCCAGAACAGATTTCCGTGCGTTTGCCATTGGTTTATTGATCTTTTTATTCAAACCCCTTGCTTTCCTGATTTGTGTCTGGGCATAACCGGCAAATGTATCAAGGCATAATTTTGACAAAAAGTCGGACGGCTTTATCTTATCCATTAAAGGATGCTTGTAGAGCACACAATCAGCGGGGGTGTTCAACAACTCGAGGATATTCGGATTGTTTTTTGTTAATAGCTCCAGAAATCGTTTAATCTCAAAATAAACTTCATCATTACTATCATTTGATACCTGCTCGCAGGATTCAAAACCATACAATTCCTTTTTTGGCAGGATAAAAATGCCCTTCTTATCAATATCAGAGCCTGGCAAATTCAGATTGTAAGCCCGACTTCCACTGATACAATCCAAAAGGATAAATTCCCGTTGTTGTTGTAACTGGGCAAAATTCATAATGCGATGTATTTGCGAAAAACAGCATTCAATTCACCTGCAGGCTGATGGTTAGAGGGTATTTGCCCCATTAATTCTTTGCACATTGTCAAAGTTGCATTTAACCAATCATCCAAAACAGGGAAAGGTTTAATTAGCTTTTTTTCATCGCTTACCGCCTTCAGTTTCAGCAGTTCGTCAATATCCCTTTGGAAAAATTTATCATCAACCAGCACCCGCAATGCACCAAACTCCATTGGCGGAACGGTTTGCCTTTCGACTATCCATTTACAGGCTAATGCCGACCTCAATGCATAAAAATAACGTTTCATTTTTATCTGGTCGCCTTGCAAATCGTCATTAACTGTATTAATTGCCATCGATAAATAATGATTACCAGCGGCCCTTAATGAAAAGTATTTGGGCATTAATTGTTGCAATTCAGGTGCTAAACCCGATTCATCCATATAAACTATCGGCGATTGTAGCCATTCATATAGCGGTCCGTTCGATTTTAAAAATAGTTTCAGCGCTTTTTTAACATCCCATCCACCAATATCAAGCACTTCATTAACAGGTAAATCAATAACATCGCCGATTTCATGAATGCTGAGGTAGTCATTGGTCGTCCTGGCGTAAATAAAACGAACGTCAAAGTCGCTGTCAGGCGATGGAAATCCCCAAGCCCTGCTGCCAGATTCACAGGCATATAAAATCCTGATATGATTTTCCTTTTCTAATTCGCGTAATTTTTCTTTTATAATTTCGAGCATATAGTCGCAATTTACAACAATCCAACTATTGTCCGAGCCTGGATGAAATGGATTTTGGGGATTAATTGGATTTATATAAATAGAAAGGATTGTGAAAACTTATATTGGGCCAGCTTTAAAGCCCTTACGTTTCCGCCATACGTTGAGAGGAGGGCTTAAAATTATCATTCCAAAAATCCAAGTAATATATCCGATAAGTTTTAGCCTCTACAAGAAATCTATGATGGGGTACAAGGTTTACCCCATTGTATTCGGAAACAGCTACATGGTAACAATTATCCAAATCCCCGGCCTTATTTTCAATATATATGATGTAAGGCCTACCTTTTTTAGTCATGTATTTATTATCAGCAACAATTTCGGGCAAGTTTGTTATCAGTCGGACAATTTTTCGTTCCGTTTTATTGGCGGGCAAATCCTGTGATCCGGCTGGGGTTACAATAACGATAAGGGAAAAGGCAAGGGAAATTAAAATTTTCATACTGATTAATTACCTAAAACTAATGCTTATTTGAGAATTCTATAGCATATGTTTCAAAAAATCCGAAATCCAAAATTCGAAACCCGAAATTCTCACATCTCATATCTCACATCTCAAATCTAATCTCTATCTTTGCCCATGCAAGAAAAAATCCTTATTCTTGACTTTGGCTCGCAGTTTACGCAACTCATCGCGCGCCGTGTCAGGGAGCTCAATATTTACTGCGAGATCCACCCATTCAATCATTTTCCTGAAGTTGACAGCAGTGTAAAGGGCATCATCCTTTCGGGCAGCCCGTACTCTGTAAGACAGGACGACGCGCCCAATTTCGATTTTAAAAAATTTCATGGCACTTTGCCTGTTTTAGGCGTTTGCTATGGAGCACAACATATCGCGCACAATAACGGCGGCGAAGTATTGCCTTCCAGCACGCGCGAATACGGCCGCGCCAATTTGCAATACATCAGCGAGCATAACCCGCTTTTTAAGCTGATATTACCTGGTTCGCAGGTGTGGATGTCTCACGGGGATACCATTGCCAGCATTGGTGATGATTTTGAGGTGATCGCCAGTACGGATACGGTTAAAGTTGCCGCTTTCCATGTAAAAAACACACAAACATACGGTATCCAGTTCCACCCGGAAGTAACACACAGTGTTGATGGCAAGCAATTGCTGTTTAACTTTTTGGTGGATATCTGCGGTTGCAGCCAGGACTGGACGCCTGATTCCTTTGTTGAAACGTCGATAGCTGCACTTAAAGAAAAGCTGGGCGATGATAAAGTGGTATTGGGGTTATCCGGCGGTGTGGATTCATCGGTGGCGGCGGTATTGCTGCACCATGCCATCGGCAAAAACCTGCATTGTATTTTTGTAGATAACGGGCTGCTGCGCAAGGATGAATACCAATCGGTATTGGATTCGTACCAGCACATGGGCCTCAATATAAAGGGGGTTGATGCCAAACAGCGTTTTTATGATGCTTTGGCTGGCTTAACCGATCCCGAGAAAAAGCGTAAAGCTATAGGCCGCGTATTCATCGAAGTTTTTGATGATGAGGCGCACCGGGTGGAGGATGTGAAATGGCTGGGACAAGGCACTATCTACCCCGACGTGATCGAGTCCGTTTCGGTAAAAGGGCCGTCGGCCACCATTAAATCGCACCATAATGTGGGCGGGCTGCCTGATTTTATGAAACTAAAGGTAGTTGAGCCCTTAAATACCTTATTTAAAGACGAAGTACGCCGTGTAGGCAAGGCTTTGGGCATTGATCCGAACATTTTAGGCAGGCACCCTTTCCCTGGTCCGGGCCTGGCCATCAGGATCTTAGGCGAAGTTACACCACAAAAAGTGGCTATTTTACAGGAAGCCGATGCGATTTATATCAACAATTTGCGGTCGGCCGGTGTTTATGATAAAGTTTGGCAGGCAGGGTCCATATTTCTACCGGTACAATCGGTAGGTGTTATGGGCGATGAACGCACTTACGAAAACGTGATCTGCCTGCGCGCAGTGGAATCGTTAGACGGGATGACAGCCGATTGGTGCCACCTGCCTTATGACTTGCTGGCGAAGATCAGTAACGAGATCATCAACAATGTAAAAGGAATTAACCGGGTAGTATATGACATCAGTAGTAAACCGCCTGCAACCATTGAGTGGGAATAGGTGGTTCATCTTTTTATTTATAGCGCTGCTGGGGGCTGCATGTTCACCAAAACTGCAGCCTGTAACGGTACGCCCTGTACATAAGGAACCGGAAAAGGCCGCCGATAAAACACCCGAAAAGGAGAATAAGCCGGCAGCGCCAAAAACATCCACGATAGCTTTATTGCTGCCTTTTGGGCTCGATCATTTGGCGCCGGGGGCGTCCTATACCACATCAAGCCTGCACGAAGCTGACATTGCCCTTGGCTATTACCAGGGCTTTAAATTAGCGCTCGATTCGCTTACAGGCCAGGGGTATAATTATAAGCTGATGGTTTATGATACCCGGGGCGACAAAGCGCAATCGCACAGCCTCGCCAATAATCCTGCCATAAGGGCCAGCGACCTGGTGGTGGGCCCTGTGTTTCCGGATGATATAAAAGCTTTTACCGGTAACTTTACCAGCATGCACCAGCCCGTGGTTTCCCCACTGTCGCCGGCGTCGCCTTCCGCTTACAAAAACCAGCAGGTAATTACCATGATACCGCCGCTGGAGTACCATGCCTGGGCAGCCGCGAGGTATATCAAGGAAAAAATCAATCCTGAGAAGGTGTTTGTGTTGCGCTCGGGCTTTAATGAAGAAAATGAATACCTCATCCCCTTAAAAAGGGCAATTGACAGCCTGGGGAAAAAGCACATCAAAATAATTACCCTAACGGTGATCCACGGCCAGTTAAATTCACTGGTGCCGCAATTCAGTACTACCGGCGCAAATATATTTATCATACCAGCAACCGACCAGCATTTTTTAACCATCACGCTGCGGTCGTTGGATTCATTGCATAATTTGTACCCGGTAACCGTTTTCGGGCATCCCAATTGGGTTAACTTTTCCTTTTTAAAGGCCGAGTTGCTGCAACGGCTGGATACCTATATTACATCGTCTGACCGGATCAATTACAAAGCCGAAAACATCGTTGCCTTTATGCGGCGCTACCGCGAAACCTACCATACCGATGCCACCGCATTCGCCATAAAAGGATTTGACGAAGGCATGTATTTGGGGCGGCAACTTTCAGCGGGTAATCTTAAAAATTTGGCGCAAACGGATTTTTCGGGTTTGCATAATGATTTTAAGTTTGAGAAAAAAGCAGGGCTTGGATGGATAAATACCCATGTTTCCGTGTATAAATATGCTAACTTTGAGCTGAAAAAGGTAGAATGAAGGCAATAAACCAGCTTAAAACGTTTCAGCGTATTTTGGATGAATATCCGGCAGAAACGCCCTTAAGCAAATTTCTACCCGGCTTTTACCGCCAGAACAAGCAGATGGGCTCAACCGACCGGCGGGTTGCCAGTCGTTTGGTTTATAATTATTTCCGCCTGGGCCGGGCATTACCCAATTTACCGGCCGATGAACGCCTTTTTATAGCAGAGTTTTTGTGCAATACGCAGCTCAACTCATTTCTA
This genomic window contains:
- a CDS encoding Ada metal-binding domain-containing protein, whose protein sequence is MIRHTSLGDTAFKRSRNLKILLDKKEITFAGNVKLKIYGTLNCSAGKRMKPANRVFFCLETEAIEMGYRPCGHCMAGTYKKWKDALNKLIKLD
- a CDS encoding methylated-DNA--[protein]-cysteine S-methyltransferase; translation: MSTQESINYERIAEAINYIKQNFKEQPNLDLVAEKVNLSPFHFQRLFTDWAGISPKKFLQYLSLDYAKGILKNDQATLFDTAFETGLSGTGRLHDLFINIEGMTPAEYKNGGKSLHINYSFAESPFGNIIVASTLKGICYMAFADDRDDAFSQLHAQFPNASYSQMVDVLQQDALFIFKNDWSHLSNIKLHLKGTNFQLKVWEALLNIPVGGLSTYSSVAKAIHQPTASRAVGSAVGDNPVAFLIPCHRVIKSTGEFGQYHWGATRKTAIIGWEAAQLSLVG
- a CDS encoding pyrroline-5-carboxylate reductase family protein, yielding MPLGKKQLPDLKIGIIGAGQLGLTMAQVFIRSFLPVQNLFISFKGSPHTKKTIEGFGLSDQVVPVEELCMAADLVFIFIRPQSFIDFRITLIGENTLFVSGMAGIPLASLQKVFGKNVCRIMTSGPDTIRQNKAMAAICPFNETVNRIITTSGFTPMILNNEQELHYFTVGVCLPAALVLAKKIGIDVESEFEDLKPGYAVIRQLYVWAKGVIPEFASDKDAEDYVHKMATPGGITEAILINLRKNRDLLQAVEAGVERSMAISDEFS
- a CDS encoding pyrimidine/purine nucleoside phosphorylase, encoding MIKHNTYFEGNVQSLGLETEKGYATVGVMQAGTYQFGATAKETIKIISGVFGTRLPGKDWVKTGVDEVLHIPADTKFDVLCESDVAYICYYG
- a CDS encoding GNAT family N-acetyltransferase; protein product: MPLTTRLATFADIPALNAMIVLSVRGLSTAYYTPGQIESAIKYVFGVDTQLVTDGTYYIAELDGKIVGCGGWSRRNTLYGGDQHKEIEDPLLDPKQDAARIRAFFVHPDYARQGIGTLIINVCEAAAKENGFTSFELGATLPGVPLYTVMGYEAIERIDAPLPDGEVLGIVKMGKPA
- a CDS encoding toxin-antitoxin system YwqK family antitoxin; amino-acid sequence: MMNSNKRDANGQLLHGPVKEYFKDGKVSAEGRYVHGSKTGEWKYYFLSGGLRAIGNFVNDQMDGPWKWYRETGVLMQTGSFNNGERAGIWERYHAEGGLFDSGEYIGEKKIGEWKTWDKAGNLTKTKKYNP
- a CDS encoding nucleotidyltransferase domain-containing protein, which translates into the protein MNFAQLQQQREFILLDCISGSRAYNLNLPGSDIDKKGIFILPKKELYGFESCEQVSNDSNDEVYFEIKRFLELLTKNNPNILELLNTPADCVLYKHPLMDKIKPSDFLSKLCLDTFAGYAQTQIRKARGLNKKINKPMANARKSVLDFCYVIYKNGSVPLISWLKENNLVQEDCGLVNLDHFRNVYLLYHQKQLSGGSWFKGIVSGRDSDDVQLSSVPENIEPLATMNFNKDGYSTYCKEYKEYREWEEKRNQARYESTLSHGKSYDAKNMMHTFRLLNMAEEIALYNQVIVHREDREFLLKIRSGIFEFDDLMNMVEEKMEKIKGLYKKSDLPEYPDLKKAEDILIEIREEFY
- a CDS encoding nucleotidyltransferase domain-containing protein; translation: MLEIIKEKLRELEKENHIRILYACESGSRAWGFPSPDSDFDVRFIYARTTNDYLSIHEIGDVIDLPVNEVLDIGGWDVKKALKLFLKSNGPLYEWLQSPIVYMDESGLAPELQQLMPKYFSLRAAGNHYLSMAINTVNDDLQGDQIKMKRYFYALRSALACKWIVERQTVPPMEFGALRVLVDDKFFQRDIDELLKLKAVSDEKKLIKPFPVLDDWLNATLTMCKELMGQIPSNHQPAGELNAVFRKYIAL
- the guaA gene encoding glutamine-hydrolyzing GMP synthase, yielding MQEKILILDFGSQFTQLIARRVRELNIYCEIHPFNHFPEVDSSVKGIILSGSPYSVRQDDAPNFDFKKFHGTLPVLGVCYGAQHIAHNNGGEVLPSSTREYGRANLQYISEHNPLFKLILPGSQVWMSHGDTIASIGDDFEVIASTDTVKVAAFHVKNTQTYGIQFHPEVTHSVDGKQLLFNFLVDICGCSQDWTPDSFVETSIAALKEKLGDDKVVLGLSGGVDSSVAAVLLHHAIGKNLHCIFVDNGLLRKDEYQSVLDSYQHMGLNIKGVDAKQRFYDALAGLTDPEKKRKAIGRVFIEVFDDEAHRVEDVKWLGQGTIYPDVIESVSVKGPSATIKSHHNVGGLPDFMKLKVVEPLNTLFKDEVRRVGKALGIDPNILGRHPFPGPGLAIRILGEVTPQKVAILQEADAIYINNLRSAGVYDKVWQAGSIFLPVQSVGVMGDERTYENVICLRAVESLDGMTADWCHLPYDLLAKISNEIINNVKGINRVVYDISSKPPATIEWE
- a CDS encoding ABC transporter substrate-binding protein; its protein translation is MTSVVNRLQPLSGNRWFIFLFIALLGAACSPKLQPVTVRPVHKEPEKAADKTPEKENKPAAPKTSTIALLLPFGLDHLAPGASYTTSSLHEADIALGYYQGFKLALDSLTGQGYNYKLMVYDTRGDKAQSHSLANNPAIRASDLVVGPVFPDDIKAFTGNFTSMHQPVVSPLSPASPSAYKNQQVITMIPPLEYHAWAAARYIKEKINPEKVFVLRSGFNEENEYLIPLKRAIDSLGKKHIKIITLTVIHGQLNSLVPQFSTTGANIFIIPATDQHFLTITLRSLDSLHNLYPVTVFGHPNWVNFSFLKAELLQRLDTYITSSDRINYKAENIVAFMRRYRETYHTDATAFAIKGFDEGMYLGRQLSAGNLKNLAQTDFSGLHNDFKFEKKAGLGWINTHVSVYKYANFELKKVE